In the Quercus lobata isolate SW786 chromosome 5, ValleyOak3.0 Primary Assembly, whole genome shotgun sequence genome, one interval contains:
- the LOC115993109 gene encoding uncharacterized protein LOC115993109 produces MGVIEKWGTWEELLLGGAILRHGTRDWDIVAAELRARNQSSPYIFTPELCKAKHEDLQQRYSGCTAWFDELRKKRMEELRRALELSEDSIGSLESKLESLKAEKWDGCHVGYGSIRTESPVPFQKSEGVESSGKEISKDGLSAGSFTEETRTNWLAECQNPGVMPTEGVETKLETSQSSEQDKVSGIKKVAETLYGGRGGGVRKRRGKRKRKDCSWDVKEGSVGESEFVGLADVLTPSRCKENSISNSGEDAGSSGADNRSLGKDGIDVLMEIYNSLLENKSASVFCRRLDSQKRGRYKKMIQRHMDFDTIRSRIASHSITSALELFRDLLLLSNNSLVFYSKNTREYKSALLLRDLITQKLRQHSRDSSSKATTANHSIETPMPNRTVKPRSARPANNKVPGKVANTGNAATKTSSGGKRPSIADFPSSLEYLAVTNKGFGRSRKSGRGSASQEPVAPMKGRKRVQASESIVQTRNR; encoded by the exons ATGGGTGTAATAGAGAAGTGGGGTACATGGGAAGAGCTCCTCCTTGGTGGGGCCATACTCCGCCACGGCACCCGAGATTGGGACATCGTCGCCGCTGAGCTCCGTGCCCGAAACCAGTCTTCTCCCTACATTTTCACCCCCGAG TTATGTAAAGCCAAACATGAGGACTTGCAACAGCGTTATTCTGGATGCAC GGCTTGGTTTGATGAGCTACGGAAGAAGCGAATGGAAGAGTTGAGGCGAGCTCTAGAGCTATCTGAGGACTCAATTGG GTCACTAGAATCAAAGCTTGAATCTCTCAAGGCTGAGAAATGGGATGGCTGTCATGTTGGTTATGGCTCCATCCGGACTGAATCACCTGTTCCTTTTCAAAAATCAGAGGGAGTTGAATCTTCTGGTAAAGAGATATCTAAGGATGGGCTATCTGCTGGTAGTTTCACAGAGGAAACCCGTACAAATTGGTTGGCTGAATGTCAGAATCCTGGAGTGATGCCAACTGAAGGGGTGGAGACAAAGCTGGAAACTTCACAGTCTTCTGAGCAGGATAAAGTGTCAGGTATCAAGAAAGTGGCAGAGACTTTATATGGGGGACGAGGAGGGGGTGTGAGAAAGAGGAggggaaagagaaagagaaaagattgcAGTTGGGATGTCAAGGAAGGTAGTGTTGGAGAAAGTGAATTTGTGGGTTTGGCTGATGTTTTAACTCCCTCCCGGTgtaaagaaaattcaatcagCAACAGTGGTGAGGATGCTGGATCTTCTGGTGCTGATAACAGAAGTTTGGGTAAGGATGGAATTGATGTTCTGATGGAGATTTATAATTCTCTTTTGGAGAATAAAAGTGCAAGTGTCTTCTGTCGACGACTTGATAGCCAG AAGAGGGGAAGATACAAGAAAATGATCCAGCGGCACATGGATTTTGACACAATAAGATCAAGAATTGCTAGCCATTCCATCACATCTGCTTTGGAACTCTTCCGAGATCTACTGCTGCTCAGTAACAATTCATTGGTCTTTTACTCCAAGAACACACGTGAATATAAATCGGCTCTACTCCTCAGAGACCTCATCACCCAAAAATTGAGGCAGCATTCTAGGGATTCTAGCAGCAAGGCTACCACTGCCAACCATTCCATTGAAACCCCAATGCCTAATCGTACTGTCAAACCCCGAAGTGCTCGCCCTGCCAACAACAAGGTGCCAGGAAAAGTAGCTAATACCGGGAATGCTGCTACGAAGACCTCAAGTGGAGGTAAAAGACCAAGTATTGCTGATTTCCCTTCATCATTAGAATACTTGGCTGTGACAAATAAAGGCTTTGGTCGGTCAAGAAAAAGTGGACGTGGAAGTGCTAGTCAAGAACCTGTTGCTCCCATGAAAGGAAGGAAGAGAGTTCAAGCAAG TGAGTCAATCGTCCAAACACGCAATCGCTAA